The Elgaria multicarinata webbii isolate HBS135686 ecotype San Diego chromosome 1, rElgMul1.1.pri, whole genome shotgun sequence genome includes the window aaggccagagtaaaataaTGGGGTTTCAGGTTATGCCTACACACCAAcaatgatggggcctggtggACCCCCGATGGGAACTCATTTCAGTGGTTTGGGATTGATGTGAGGCTAATTTGAGGAACGGCAGGTTACTACTGTAAGTAATTCAAAtaaatacttcctctttccaggTGAATTACAATTTAAGAAACCAGCAAGATCGGAGAATGGAAAAAAGAACCCTAACAAACACAAAAGAAGGGGCaataaggagaagaaaaataaaaagaagaaagctcCATGTGAAGGAAAGTTTAGAAACTTCTGTGTTCATGGTGAATGCAAATATATCGAAGATCTCGACATACCCACATGCACGTAAGTTAACCTATGGAACTCTTGAGTGTTGATCTGGGATCTGTGTAGGTATTTTAAAAGGCAGTACTATATGCAGTTCTTTATATCTTGGGGGCAACTCATGTTCTGTATTAATCCCCTTTAATCTATACTGGGCCTGGGTAAAAACCATCACTGAACAGCAGTAGCACCAGCAATATTCTCAGTTCCAGTAATGTAATACTGTCCCAATCAGCCAAGACTAACCAAAATACCTATCTATAGCAGCTGGGCACATGTGTCTTCCATCAGTGCACAAGCCCTGCTTAGGCTGTGGCTGAGCTGCTATGATATCACAGAAACCTGGAGATGAGTCCTGCCAGGTCTTTGGCTTCAACCTACTGAGATCATGAGATGAGTCTCCCATGCCATCTAAAGCCATTGGTTGAATTGCTGTGATTTTTACTCAGGGAGAAACTGTTACGTCAAAGACCCCTAGACCCAGAAAGAGCTATGTGCCAGTAGTGAGACAGGTTTAATAAAGGCAAGGGCACATAAAGTATACTGAAGTACTTCTTTTCAATACGTTAGTATTCTACTTAATTCATTGTGTCACTTGAAAATCCTTTTATGTAAATCTAAACGATTGTAGAATTCATGAGCTGCATAATGGGCTCCTGCACTCATAATGTGATCCTAAGTTTAAAGATGGAATGAGGTGTGCCTTCCCCAAACATACCATTCAAACTAATTGCAACTTACTGTACTGCTGACAATCCTTACCGTAGTGCAGTGGGACTTAACAAAGTATGTCAACCACCAGCATCTTACAGTGAGTATCGTAGTTCCTCAGTCCTACCGTCTGAGTGACTTGTGTTTCTGTAGAATTGCAGTGAGTGCACAAATACTGTGTAGTTAATGATTTGCATGGTTAATTTTCAGATGCCATCAAAATTACTTTGGTGAACGTTGTGCTGAACAGTTCTTGAAGACACACAGGAACAACGATTCAGCAAATCAGTCAACAACAGTACTCATGGTGTACTCAACCACAGTAAATGTGGTGGTGGCGGTTGTACTCTCATTCTTCAGTTTCGTCGTCATTGTAATCATTATCATAGTGCAGTAAGTAACGCAATTTCATTTCTTCATTTAGTTGAGGAAACTCTGCCAGCATAGTGAAACAGTGGCAGAATGACCTATAAATGTATGTGATACACATGTATTAAAATGACTGAATGAAGCATGATGGTGAAGTTGAATAACTTGAACTATATGGAATAATTTGTTAGGCCAATTTTGCTAGTGAAGGCTTTGCTTCAGTGAAGAGGTGCACCTTTGAAACCCTTCTAGACTCTATCAAACTCTAGCATTGTTTGAGCACATtactgaattgggggggggggatttgtacaaTGCGTTTGTTCTCTTACATCCCATATGAAGTATGACAAATCAGTTGATCACAAATGCAATCTGAGTTGGTGGTCTAAGTGATCACTTGTCAAAGTGGGATGAAGTTCACTTGCATGGGGCAAAATGAGCTTGAAATAATGTATTTGGTGTGTgaaaaatgcattatatgtgaTGATGAAACTGGCAGAATGTTCTCCAACAAAGAACACAAATGCTTAAATCTCTctggttttaattatttgtatatgtgtatgtttatgtgtACATATTTATAAAATGGAGTTGCTGCTATATTCTTCTAAAAGTCAAGTGTAGCTTAAACTTTGGAATCCAAGAACGAATGAGCTGAAACAAATGGCCAGACACTGGACTCCATAACTGCCTAGGCGCTAGTAAAAGCTGGTATTGGCCACACCTGTGTCTTGAGGACTCTGTGCAGCTAGTAGGCTGAATATATTGGGCCAGGCCCTCTCCACTGCAAGTAAATTAAACCTCAAGCACCTAAAGGTTcccatgcattttatttatagtagggtggccatttgttAAATGCTAAAGGAGGacatgcattaaaaaaagaggACTAAAGAGGGTACATATTTGCATTAAATTGCTTGTGCTAACATATATGTGTATACATTTCAaattaattactataatttaaatagaaataattaataataattttaatagaaatacaatacacttCATTATAGCGTAGAAGAccgtgacctgtgtgccttgctcagtttgctgttcaagtgctgttggtgggcagcttcaaggctcctCCTGATCAACAGAGGATGCCTTAATATAAGAGGACAtttctgggcagcccttcaaatagaggactgtcctttgtaaaaaaaaaaaagggggggacacatggccatcctatcgTGCTGCTTCAAGGGTCCTATGTACTAGGCCTTGGCTTTGGATTTGGATATCTGAAACTTTGGTGGCCATGTTATGCCAAAGCCACCGTTTAGTGCACAGACCTAGTGGGGgaagagcctacaactcccagcatgcaatgcctgggagggaggggctTGCTGGAGCCCAGGAACATCAGGCACTCGTGGCCTTGCTGCCACAATCGCCTGCCCACTGGCACGgtcgcccacccacccacatggtGGTCCAGGACAGGCAAGTCACTGGATGGGTTCTGCAACTGCCCCACCTCCACCTGCTTTTCCCGAGAGCTGCCTGCTTCTGGTAAAGGCTGGGCTCCCAGAAGCAGCCGACAGAATAGGGCATCAGTCTAACAGCctttttttatttagttttttggACAACTCTGTTAAAGTTAGTCCAGATGAAGTAGATACTGGAATGTTGCAAGCAGATGCTGATAATTGCTTCATATGAACACTTGAGGAATGCTACTGGGAACATATCCCGTAAGTCTCCCAATATGCAATGAGGAAAGACCTAATTGCAGATCTCACAGGAATAGCTCATGTTTGTAAAGTTCATTGGAGCCGATCTATTCAGGATCAATCCAGCTTTATAAATCTAGGGACTCCTAAAACAAAGATACTCAGAGTATTTGTGGACAAAGAAATGGTACAGAATAAAATCAactttgacattaaaaaaaatacataaatcacTTTAAAACACTCTAAAGCGCTATATAGAGGCTagatattactattattttaaagTCTTCCCTACCCCATCATTAACCTTAATATCAATTTCAGCAAAATTCTTattcaatcttttaaaaaatcagatttaaaatgATTAAAACTCACCTCTTGCTTGCTTAATCTCTGCCATTAAAGTCCAGTCAAAATGTAAAAATCAGCAGTCAGTTTTAACAGGCATACATCTTCCTTTAGATCACTTAGAAGGCAATACATAGGCCTTCTGAAGCGGAAgaattaagttttaaaagttgTGTCTCTGTGTAGAATCAACATGCTTTTTATAGAAATCAGAAAAGCTTTCAAAAATACCTTGTTGGCCGTGTGCCAGGAATAAGGCtctggtattccccgtagtaacctatggctgtgagctggaccataaggaaggctgagcgaaggaagatagatgcttttgaactgtggtgttggaggaaaattctgaggccatagctagacctaaggtttatccctggatcgtccaggggtcaaaccagttcatctaggtggcacacaggggatccagtgctcaggcaggggcgaaccctggatgatcccgggataaaccttaggtctagctgtggcctgagagtgctttggactgcaagaa containing:
- the AREG gene encoding amphiregulin, with protein sequence MRATLALVLPLLLGSSVCQHAVGSGLNVTEHEQRSMPVLRTLDAPAAIEIFSSGVDYEEAGEKDVKEVMAPQFLVGDPGRGELQFKKPARSENGKKNPNKHKRRGNKEKKNKKKKAPCEGKFRNFCVHGECKYIEDLDIPTCTCHQNYFGERCAEQFLKTHRNNDSANQSTTVLMVYSTTVNVVVAVVLSFFSFVVIVIIIIVQIRKKFPKYDEKEERKKLRQENGSSHNGV